The following are encoded together in the Argopecten irradians isolate NY chromosome 5, Ai_NY, whole genome shotgun sequence genome:
- the LOC138324580 gene encoding uncharacterized protein isoform X2 has protein sequence MFLITAMKTQNSMTTPLTFGIFQRPSQSNSTGSQNYGEEYKKSSRNVVNLESVYNIQQTSYFANRPNPEVLQNHWASTDFRWPA, from the exons ATGTTTCTAATTACGGCGATGAAGACACAGAATTCGATGACGACACCTCTGACATTTGGGATATTTCAGAGA CCGTCCCAGTCAAATTCTACAGGAAGCCAGAATTATGGAGAGGAATATAAGAAGAGTTCAAGAAATGTTGTAAATCTGGAATCtg tctacaacatacaacaaacaTCGTATTTTGCCAATCG CCCCAATCCTGAAGTGCTACAAAATCATTGGGCCTCCACGGATTTCCGCTGGCCAGCGTAA
- the LOC138324580 gene encoding uncharacterized protein isoform X1, whose protein sequence is MFLITAMKTQNSMTTPLTFGIFQRPSQSNSTGSQNYGEEYKKSSRNVVNLESAPILKCYKIIGPPRISAGQRNFDDLQILQTDESEYETINPTEVTYQNELSSISTPGKTRRSRRIFAPDILPDLDKISEEEELLYESTEGVTPITSTPTRDNSVTLTSFRGIKLLGMSIE, encoded by the exons ATGTTTCTAATTACGGCGATGAAGACACAGAATTCGATGACGACACCTCTGACATTTGGGATATTTCAGAGA CCGTCCCAGTCAAATTCTACAGGAAGCCAGAATTATGGAGAGGAATATAAGAAGAGTTCAAGAAATGTTGTAAATCTGGAATCtg CCCCAATCCTGAAGTGCTACAAAATCATTGGGCCTCCACGGATTTCCGCTGGCCAGCGTAATTTTGACGACCTCCAAATCCTACAAACAGATGAAAGTGAATATGAGACTATAAACCCTACAGAGGTTACTTACCAGAACGAATTGTCGAGTATTTCAACTCCAGGGAAAACTCGGCGTTCCAGGAGAATATTTGCGCCGGATATACTACCGGATCTTGATAAGATCTCGGAGGAAGAAGAACTGTTGTATGAATCCACTGAGGGTGTGACACCCATCACCAGTACACCTACCAGGGACAACAGTGTTACCCTCACATCATTCAGGGGCATCAAACTATTGGGCATGTCAATCGAGTGA